In Pseudorasbora parva isolate DD20220531a chromosome 20, ASM2467924v1, whole genome shotgun sequence, a single window of DNA contains:
- the LOC137049222 gene encoding zinc finger protein 420-like: MEFIKEESEDLKIENVFSLKHEETEEQRKKEESEDRKIEETFRVKDEETEEQTDLMALKEEIQELKEIEEKDQYKGQDFMGVEKYIQTEMTSSQKKVNVTVSNSCSHCGKSFKKKQSLKNHMKIHTGEKPFTCKHCGKSFTQKVNLNSHMKIHTGEKQFTCQHCEKSFTQKGSLNSHMRNHTGEKPFTCQQCGKRFSQKGSLDSHMRIHTGEKPFTCKHCGKSFSQKGSLDSHMRNHTGEKPFICPQCGESFKHKSSCNSHMKRHTDLMVLKEENQEVQRPKTKSTSTFANQKQHLKTHMKVHTGEKPFTCQQCGKSFIKKVSLNSHMKIHTGEKPFTCQQCGKCFIKKGSLNTHMRVHTGEKPYTCQQCGKSFTQNGNLNSHMKMHTGEKPFTCDQCGESFRHKSSCDSHIKSHHSDTESNIIIFTCPQCGKSFNEKQNLRYHLKTHTGVKPYKCQQCGKSFILKGSLNSHMRVHTGEKPFKCQQCEKSFIQKGSLNSHMRVHTGEKPFTCDQCGNSFSLKGGLKAHMTVHKEKPFMCLECGKCFPRAIILTYHMRLHSEEKRFNCHQCAKSFPDKRRFNWHLKIHSQKMSYTCHDCGKSFRFKGNLKTHMKVHTGEKPFSCTHCGKSFSQKITLEVHMRLHTGEKPFTCLQCEKRFTYKRDLKCHIQTHCGKKPQCSESGKRLRERRNIKNVQRIQSGGRRFNCDQCNKTFILLSHLQIHLKSHADVKPQLCLLCGKRFKWLSGLKWHQKIRNCVKIRLRSRQS; encoded by the exons AtggagtttattaaagaggagagtgaagacctGAAGATTGAAAATGTATTCAGTTtgaaacatgaagaaactgaggaacaaagaaagaaagaggagagtgaagacagGAAGATTGAGGAAACATTCAGAGTGAAagatgaagaaactgaggaacaaacag ACCTGATGGCACTGAAAGAAGAGATTCAAGAACTGAAGGAAATAGAAGAGAAAGATCAATATAAGGGACAAGATTTCATGGGTGTAGAAAAATACATACAGACTGAAATGACTTCATCACAAAAAAAGGTTAATGTGACCGTATCTAACAGCTGCTCCCattgtggaaagagttttaagAAAAAACAAAGCCTTAAAAACCACATGAAAATTCACACTGGGGAGAAGCCGTTCACTTGCAAACattgtggaaagagttttaccCAGAAAGTAAACCTTAATTCACACATgaaaattcacactggagagaagcagttcacctgccaacattgtgaaaagagtTTCACTCAGAAAGGAAGCCTTAATTCCCACATGAGAaatcacactggagagaagccattcacatgtcaacagtgtggaaagaggtTCTCTCAGAAAGGAAGCCTTGATtcacacatgagaattcacactggagagaagccgttcacaTGCAAAcattgtggaaagagtttctctCAGAAAGGAAGCCTTGATTCCCACATGAGAaatcacactggagagaagccgttcattTGTCCTCAATGTGGAGAGAGTTTCAAACATAAATCATCTTGTAATTCACACATGAAACGTCACACAG acCTGATGGTACTGAAAGAAGAGAATCAAGAAGTTCAAAGACCAAAGACCAAATCTACTAGTACCTTCGCCAATCAAAAACAACACCTTAAAACCCACATGAAAGtgcacactggagagaagcctttcacatgtcaacagtgtggaaagagtttcattaAGAAAGTAAGCCTTAATTCCCACATGAAAAtacacactggagagaagcctttcacatgtcaacagtgtggaaagtgtTTCATTAAGAAAGGAAGCCTTAATacccacatgagagttcacactggagagaagccataCACAtgtcaacagtgtggaaagagtttcactcagaACGGAAACCTTAATTCCCACATGAAAATGCACACTGGGGAGAAGCCTTTCACATGTGATCAATGTGGAGAGAGTTTCAGACATAAATCATCCTGTGATTCACACATAAAAAGTCACCACAGTGATACCGAATCTAACATTATTATCTTCACCTGTCCtcaatgtggaaaaagtttcaatgaaaaacaaaacctTAGATACCACTTGAAAACTCACACTGGAGTGAAGCCTTACAAATGCCAAcaatgtggaaagagtttcattcTGAAAGGAAGTCTTAATtcccacatgagagttcacacgggagagaagcctttcaaaTGCCAACAGTGTGAAAAGAGTTTCATTCAGAAAGGAAGCCTTAATtcccacatgagagttcacactggagaaaagccgtttacatgtgatcagtgtgggaaTAGCTTCTCGCTCAAAGGAGGTCTTAAGGCGCACATGACAGTTCACAAAGAAAAGCCATTTATGTGTCTTGAGTGTGGAAAATGTTTTCCACGTGCAATAATCCTTACTTACCACATGAGGCTTCACTCAGAAGAGAAGCGCTTTAATTGTCATCAGTGTGCAAAGAGTTTCCCAGACAAGAGACGCTTTAACTGGCACTTAAAAATTCATTCCCAAAAGATGTCGTATACGTGCCATGACTGCGGAAAGAGTTTCCGATTTAAAGGAAACCTTAAGACTCACATGAaggttcacactggagagaagcctttctcCTGCACTcactgtggaaagagtttcagtcaGAAAATAACACTTGAGGTTCACATGAGACTTCACACTGGTGAGAAACCGTTCACGTGTCTTCAGTGTGAGAAGAGGTTCACATATAAAAGAGACCTGAAATgtcacattcaaacacattgtGGAAAGAAACCGCAGTGCTCTGAGAGTGGAAAGAGGCTTAGAGAAAGGCGCAATATCAAAAATGTTCAGCGCATTCAATCTGGAGGAAGGCGATTTAATTGTGATCagtgtaataaaacatttattttgctaTCACACTTACAGATACACCTGAAAAGTCATGCAGATGTTAAACCACAATTGTGTTTGTTGTGTGGAAAGAGATTTAAATGGCTTAGCGGTTTAAAATGGCACCAGAAAATCCGTAACTGTGTGAAAATAAGGCTACGTTCACGGCAGAGCTGA